Proteins encoded together in one Flavobacterium keumense window:
- a CDS encoding glycoside hydrolase family 3 protein — protein sequence MNNSTMTLEQKIGQFFFPAVFINDTEENIQATEALIRNHNIGGLTFFHSRASAATNYESKQKVVFNDDSYKKLKELIVRYQKCAPTPLLMSIDAEWGLAMRIEKTPQYPYAITLGALPESEIDLVYEVGKQIGYDLKAAGIQYNLAPLADINNNPDNPVIGYRSFGENKEKVALFANAYLKGMSDAGILGCLKHFPGHGNTNVDSHLGLPILNENLEQLMHNELYPFIKGIENKVDSIMIGHLAVPALNDGKNTSATLSKNIIENLLRNQLNFEGLIISDALNMKSVSDLYQTKGQLEWEAFNAGNDILCFAENVAEGIQAIYQNASTERIEASYSRILKYKEKVGLLDDKFIFPNPTSVDFDFSISEKLNRKIAENCLTKVKSDSSTNFIQQAVQKKNLAQLSIYGDGFANKVRHLLNAPVFSISKENPIHFKPEIANYETLLISLFVPKAKPLNQFEIEAEVIIYLNELLETKKCVLYVFGNPYALQVIPNLALAKEIVVVYQDFEVFQEVAAQQFIQNSECKGQLPVTIKNI from the coding sequence ATGAATAATTCAACTATGACTTTAGAGCAAAAAATAGGACAATTTTTCTTCCCTGCAGTTTTTATCAACGATACCGAAGAAAATATTCAAGCTACCGAAGCTTTAATTCGCAACCATAACATTGGTGGACTCACTTTCTTTCACAGTCGGGCCAGTGCAGCTACGAATTACGAGAGTAAGCAAAAAGTAGTATTCAATGATGACAGTTATAAAAAACTTAAAGAACTTATTGTACGCTATCAAAAATGTGCACCTACTCCTCTTTTAATGAGTATTGATGCCGAATGGGGTTTGGCCATGCGTATTGAAAAAACACCACAATATCCGTATGCAATAACATTAGGAGCTTTACCTGAATCTGAAATTGATTTGGTGTACGAAGTGGGAAAACAAATAGGTTACGACTTAAAAGCTGCTGGAATTCAGTATAACTTAGCGCCATTGGCAGACATAAATAATAATCCTGACAATCCTGTGATTGGGTACCGTTCTTTTGGAGAAAACAAAGAAAAGGTAGCTCTTTTTGCCAACGCTTATTTAAAAGGAATGTCAGACGCCGGAATTCTGGGCTGTTTGAAACATTTTCCTGGTCACGGAAATACGAATGTGGATTCGCATTTGGGATTGCCTATTTTGAATGAAAATTTAGAGCAATTGATGCACAACGAATTGTATCCGTTCATTAAAGGAATTGAAAACAAGGTAGATTCTATTATGATTGGACATTTGGCTGTACCCGCTTTAAACGATGGAAAAAACACTTCGGCTACTTTATCAAAGAATATTATTGAAAACCTGCTTCGCAATCAGTTGAATTTTGAGGGGTTGATTATTTCCGATGCCTTAAACATGAAAAGTGTTTCTGATTTATATCAAACCAAAGGACAATTAGAATGGGAAGCATTCAATGCTGGTAATGATATTTTATGCTTTGCTGAAAATGTAGCCGAAGGAATTCAGGCCATTTATCAAAATGCGAGTACTGAACGAATTGAGGCAAGTTATTCCCGAATTTTAAAATACAAAGAAAAAGTAGGGCTTTTAGATGATAAATTTATTTTTCCAAATCCAACTTCAGTTGATTTTGATTTTTCAATTAGTGAAAAATTAAATCGAAAAATTGCCGAAAATTGTTTGACAAAAGTTAAATCTGATAGTAGTACTAATTTTATACAACAAGCTGTTCAAAAAAAGAATCTCGCACAACTTAGCATCTACGGCGATGGTTTTGCTAATAAAGTAAGACATTTATTGAATGCGCCAGTTTTCTCAATTTCAAAAGAAAACCCAATTCATTTCAAACCAGAAATTGCCAATTATGAAACCCTTTTAATTTCATTATTCGTACCCAAAGCAAAACCTTTGAATCAATTTGAAATTGAAGCTGAAGTAATTATTTATCTCAACGAACTTCTTGAAACCAAAAAATGCGTGCTATATGTTTTTGGAAATCCGTATGCATTGCAAGTCATCCCTAACTTGGCTTTAGCCAAAGAAATCGTGGTGGTTTATCAGGATTTTGAAGTTTTCCAAGAAGTTGCAGCCCAACAGTTCATTCAAAATTCAGAATGCAAAGGACAACTTCCTGTAACAATTAAAAACATATAA
- a CDS encoding peroxiredoxin: MSLVGKKFPNITVDAISEMGDNLRINIFEEATKNNKKVLLFWYPKDFTFVCPTELHAFQAALPEFEKRNTIVIGASCDTNEVHFAWLNTPKNNGGIEGVTYPLLADTTRNLSNILGILDVESAEYNEELDTVIVEGSNVTYRATYLIDETGKIFHESVNDMPLGRNVNEYLRLVDAYTHVQEKGEVCPANWEAGKEAMTADRNSTAAYLGSH, from the coding sequence ATGTCATTAGTAGGAAAAAAATTCCCAAACATCACTGTCGATGCTATCTCTGAAATGGGAGATAATTTAAGAATCAACATTTTTGAAGAAGCTACAAAAAACAACAAAAAAGTATTATTATTTTGGTATCCAAAAGATTTCACTTTCGTTTGTCCAACTGAGTTACACGCTTTTCAAGCTGCTTTACCAGAATTCGAAAAAAGAAACACTATTGTAATTGGTGCTTCTTGCGATACTAACGAAGTTCACTTTGCTTGGTTAAATACTCCTAAAAATAATGGTGGTATTGAAGGTGTTACTTATCCATTGTTAGCAGATACTACAAGAAACTTATCTAACATTTTAGGAATTCTTGATGTAGAAAGTGCTGAATATAACGAAGAATTAGACACAGTAATCGTGGAAGGTTCTAATGTAACCTACAGAGCTACTTACTTAATCGATGAAACTGGTAAGATTTTCCACGAAAGTGTAAACGATATGCCATTAGGACGTAATGTAAACGAATATTTACGTTTAGTTGACGCATACACACACGTTCAAGAAAAAGGAGAAGTGTGTCCTGCTAACTGGGAAGCTGGTAAAGAAGCAATGACAGCTGATAGAAACAGTACTGCTGCTTATTTAGGATCTCACTAA
- a CDS encoding DNA translocase FtsK, with protein MAKKIKNESEVTEKKPWKLSKQNKIVLGSLLVLFSIALLVAFISFYIHGQADQSAVAKLTDRNVTVDNWLGKFGAYLSDILVYQGFGVASFLFVRLFFLTGLYLFLGIPLGKLRTTWFWDLFAMIIVSIIFGFFATSAPELGGVIGYEMNLFLQDYIGKTGTLLILIFGLVIYLIFKIKVSPESIHNFIENSKKEIESKITVSPEKSTESSYNLEEYAVPTVEEEKDEELDGIHLKTPTSQFEINKEALKPTISSSSEINLDTLPKPIVEPIATQPFTPTPPPIHKEPTIITTNDEAFVIEKAEEEDIVEENLASRLVADFGLFDPTLELSNYKFPTIDLLKEYSSGGITINQEELEENKNKIVDTLRNYKIEIAQIKATVGPSVTLYEIVPEAGIRISKIKSLEDDIALSLSALGIRIIAPIPGKGTIGIEVPNKNPTMVSMKSAIGSTKFQEAEMELPIALGKTISNETFVVDLAKMPHLLMAGATGQGKSVGLNAVLTSLLYKKHPAEVKFVLVDPKKVELTLFNKIERHYLAKLPDCDDAIITDNAKVVNTLNSLCVEMDNRYSLLKDAMVRNIKEYNEKFKSRKLNPENGHRFLPYIVLVVDEFADLIMTAGKEVEVPIARLAQLARAIGIHLIIATQRPSVNVITGLIKANFPARIAFRVTSKIDSRTILDTQGADQLIGRGDLLYSNGNDVVRVQCAFVDTPEVEKITEFIGSQKAYATAYLLPEFIGEETSGIGLDFDISERDSLFREAAEIIVNAQQGSASLLQRKLKLGYNRAGRLIDQLEAAGIVGPFEGSKARNVNITDIMALEEFFNNEQN; from the coding sequence ATGGCAAAGAAAATTAAAAACGAATCTGAAGTTACGGAAAAGAAACCGTGGAAATTATCCAAACAAAATAAAATTGTATTGGGTAGTCTTTTAGTGTTATTTTCAATTGCACTACTAGTAGCTTTCATATCCTTTTATATACATGGCCAAGCCGATCAAAGTGCTGTAGCAAAATTGACAGACAGAAATGTAACTGTTGACAATTGGCTAGGAAAATTTGGAGCTTACTTATCTGATATTTTGGTGTACCAAGGTTTTGGTGTTGCTTCTTTCCTTTTTGTACGCTTATTTTTCCTAACAGGATTGTATTTGTTTTTAGGAATTCCTCTAGGTAAATTGAGAACTACTTGGTTTTGGGATTTATTTGCCATGATTATCGTTTCTATAATCTTTGGATTTTTTGCTACCTCAGCACCTGAGTTAGGTGGTGTTATTGGATACGAAATGAATTTGTTTTTACAAGATTATATCGGTAAAACAGGTACGCTATTAATTCTTATCTTTGGTTTAGTAATTTACCTCATTTTTAAAATCAAAGTTTCTCCAGAGTCTATCCATAATTTTATTGAAAATTCGAAGAAAGAAATCGAATCCAAAATAACTGTTAGTCCTGAGAAATCTACTGAAAGTAGTTATAACTTAGAAGAATATGCTGTTCCAACAGTGGAAGAAGAAAAAGACGAGGAATTAGATGGAATTCATCTAAAAACACCTACTTCACAATTTGAAATCAACAAAGAAGCCCTAAAACCAACCATTAGTTCTTCATCTGAAATCAATTTAGACACTTTGCCAAAACCGATTGTTGAGCCAATTGCAACTCAGCCTTTTACTCCAACACCTCCCCCTATTCACAAAGAGCCTACTATTATTACTACTAATGACGAAGCTTTTGTCATTGAAAAAGCGGAAGAAGAGGATATCGTTGAAGAAAATTTAGCCTCTCGATTAGTAGCTGATTTTGGATTATTTGACCCTACTTTAGAATTATCCAACTATAAATTCCCAACCATTGATTTATTAAAAGAATATTCAAGTGGCGGAATTACAATCAATCAAGAAGAATTAGAAGAAAACAAAAACAAAATTGTAGATACACTTCGCAACTACAAAATTGAAATTGCACAAATCAAAGCTACTGTTGGCCCTTCGGTGACTTTATATGAAATTGTTCCCGAAGCAGGAATTCGTATTTCAAAAATCAAAAGCTTAGAAGACGATATTGCGCTATCACTTTCAGCTTTAGGAATTCGTATCATTGCTCCTATACCAGGAAAAGGAACAATTGGAATCGAGGTGCCTAACAAGAACCCAACTATGGTATCGATGAAAAGTGCTATTGGTTCAACCAAATTTCAAGAAGCCGAAATGGAATTACCTATTGCTTTAGGTAAAACTATTTCGAATGAAACTTTCGTAGTAGATTTGGCCAAAATGCCTCACCTGTTAATGGCTGGAGCAACTGGTCAAGGAAAATCAGTTGGATTGAATGCCGTATTAACTTCGCTTTTGTACAAAAAACACCCTGCTGAAGTGAAATTCGTTTTGGTAGATCCAAAGAAAGTAGAATTAACCCTTTTCAATAAAATTGAAAGACATTATTTAGCTAAATTACCTGATTGTGATGACGCTATTATCACTGATAATGCGAAAGTAGTCAATACATTAAACTCGCTTTGTGTAGAAATGGACAACCGTTATTCTTTGTTGAAAGACGCTATGGTGCGTAACATTAAAGAATACAATGAAAAATTCAAATCCAGAAAATTAAATCCTGAAAACGGCCATCGCTTTTTACCTTACATCGTTTTGGTAGTAGATGAGTTTGCCGATTTGATTATGACCGCTGGTAAAGAAGTGGAAGTGCCTATAGCGCGTTTAGCACAATTAGCGCGTGCGATTGGAATCCACTTAATCATCGCGACACAACGTCCGTCGGTAAACGTAATTACAGGTTTAATTAAAGCCAACTTCCCTGCCCGAATTGCTTTTAGAGTAACTTCAAAAATTGATTCGAGAACTATTTTAGACACGCAAGGGGCTGATCAATTAATTGGACGAGGTGATTTATTATATTCCAACGGGAATGATGTAGTACGTGTACAATGTGCCTTCGTAGATACTCCTGAAGTTGAAAAAATTACAGAATTTATTGGTTCACAAAAAGCATACGCTACAGCTTATTTACTTCCAGAATTCATTGGAGAAGAAACCTCAGGTATAGGACTTGATTTTGATATTTCTGAAAGAGATTCATTATTTAGAGAAGCTGCTGAAATCATTGTTAATGCCCAACAAGGTTCGGCCTCTTTATTACAAAGGAAACTAAAATTAGGATACAACAGAGCTGGTCGTTTGATTGATCAATTAGAAGCAGCTGGAATTGTTGGTCCATTTGAAGGAAGCAAAGCACGTAATGTTAACATTACTGACATAATGGCTTTAGAGGAATTCTTTAATAACGAACAAAATTAA
- a CDS encoding thioredoxin family protein: MLIELNEDTLQDLVSKNEKVVVQFSASWCGNCRIMKPKFKKLASENEGLTFVLVDAENSPESRKLANVSNLPTFATFVNGKLVNETQTNKQEVLADLVNEIA, encoded by the coding sequence ATGTTAATCGAATTAAACGAAGACACCTTACAGGACTTAGTATCAAAAAACGAAAAAGTGGTGGTTCAGTTTTCTGCCTCTTGGTGTGGCAATTGCCGAATCATGAAACCAAAATTCAAAAAATTGGCTTCAGAAAATGAGGGATTGACTTTTGTGTTAGTTGATGCCGAAAATTCTCCAGAATCAAGAAAATTAGCTAATGTAAGCAACCTGCCTACGTTTGCTACATTCGTAAATGGAAAATTAGTCAACGAAACACAAACGAACAAACAAGAAGTATTAGCTGATTTAGTAAATGAAATTGCTTAA
- a CDS encoding LolA family protein, with amino-acid sequence MTSFKNILITGILILSWNAQAQDKKAKALLDEVATKVKSYTSIVIDFKYSLSNAKENINQDSKGNVILKGNQYVLNFMGITKLFDGKKIYTIVPEDEEITISKVDENDNTTVTPTKMLTFFNSGYKYTLNEATTVKGKKIQYVKLVPISSKDQRKEILLGIDTQTKNIYNIIEVGKKGTKTTLTVTSFKTNTPLPKNQFTFAKNKYPNYYINTLD; translated from the coding sequence ATGACTAGTTTTAAAAATATACTTATTACAGGAATTTTAATATTGAGTTGGAACGCTCAAGCGCAAGACAAGAAAGCCAAAGCGCTTTTGGATGAAGTTGCAACAAAAGTGAAAAGCTATACTTCTATTGTAATTGATTTTAAATATTCGCTTTCCAATGCAAAAGAAAATATCAATCAAGATAGTAAAGGAAATGTGATATTAAAAGGCAATCAATATGTTTTAAATTTTATGGGAATCACTAAGTTATTTGATGGTAAAAAAATCTATACTATCGTTCCTGAAGATGAAGAAATTACCATCTCTAAAGTGGATGAAAATGATAACACCACTGTTACCCCTACTAAAATGTTGACCTTTTTTAATTCGGGTTACAAATACACCTTGAACGAAGCTACAACTGTTAAAGGTAAAAAAATTCAATATGTAAAATTAGTTCCAATAAGTTCAAAAGACCAACGAAAAGAAATATTACTTGGAATAGACACTCAAACTAAAAACATATACAACATAATAGAAGTGGGTAAAAAAGGAACTAAAACTACCTTGACTGTTACTTCTTTTAAAACTAACACGCCTTTACCAAAAAATCAATTTACCTTTGCAAAAAATAAATATCCGAACTATTACATCAATACATTAGATTAG
- the ribB gene encoding 3,4-dihydroxy-2-butanone-4-phosphate synthase encodes MTTTKIQLNTIEEAIEDIRQGKVIIVVDDENRENEGDFLAAAEKVTPEMINFMATHGRGLICAPLTENRCKELGLHRMVTNNTDPMETAFTVSVDLRGHGVTTGISAADRAKTILSFVNPDTKPHDLGRPGHIFPLIAKQGGVLRRTGHTEAAIDFARLAGFKPAGVIVEIMNEDGSMARLPELYTIAKKFDLKLVSIEDLVAYRVQHDSLIVKKEDFDITTRFGTFRLRAYEQTTNKQVHIALTKGTWNLGEPVLTRINSSQVNNDLLGTLTHNADHQLDKMFQTINEKGKGAVIFINQDMQSINLLNRIAELKQLQAEGEMEAPKIIIDTKDFGIGAQILHDLDISKIRLVTNTSQSKRVGMIGYGLEIIEHVTY; translated from the coding sequence ATGACAACAACTAAAATACAACTCAATACTATTGAAGAAGCCATAGAAGATATTCGACAAGGCAAGGTTATTATTGTAGTAGATGATGAAAATAGAGAAAATGAAGGTGATTTCTTGGCAGCAGCTGAAAAAGTAACTCCTGAAATGATTAACTTCATGGCTACTCATGGAAGAGGCTTAATTTGCGCTCCATTGACTGAAAATCGTTGCAAAGAATTAGGACTACACAGGATGGTAACTAACAATACCGACCCTATGGAAACTGCCTTTACGGTTTCTGTCGATTTGAGAGGGCATGGTGTAACTACTGGAATTTCGGCAGCTGACCGTGCAAAAACTATATTATCCTTTGTTAATCCTGACACTAAACCACATGATTTAGGCCGTCCAGGACATATTTTCCCTTTGATTGCCAAACAAGGTGGCGTATTACGAAGAACAGGACATACAGAAGCCGCTATTGACTTTGCCCGTCTAGCGGGATTCAAACCCGCTGGAGTCATTGTAGAGATAATGAATGAAGATGGTAGTATGGCTCGTCTACCTGAATTATATACAATTGCAAAAAAATTCGATCTGAAATTAGTTTCTATTGAAGATCTAGTAGCTTACCGGGTACAACATGACAGTTTGATTGTCAAAAAAGAAGACTTTGATATTACTACTCGTTTTGGAACCTTCAGATTAAGAGCCTACGAACAAACCACAAATAAACAAGTTCATATCGCTTTGACTAAAGGGACTTGGAATTTAGGAGAGCCTGTATTGACCCGTATCAATTCGTCTCAAGTCAATAATGACTTATTGGGAACTCTAACTCACAATGCCGATCACCAATTGGATAAAATGTTTCAAACCATTAATGAAAAAGGAAAAGGAGCAGTCATATTTATCAATCAAGATATGCAATCTATAAATTTATTAAATAGAATTGCCGAATTGAAACAATTACAAGCCGAGGGAGAAATGGAAGCACCAAAAATTATCATTGACACCAAAGATTTTGGAATTGGTGCACAAATTTTACATGACTTAGACATCTCAAAAATACGACTTGTTACCAATACTAGTCAAAGTAAGCGTGTGGGTATGATTGGTTATGGTTTAGAAATTATAGAACACGTTACTTATTAA
- a CDS encoding LptF/LptG family permease, whose translation MKILDKYILKTFLITFTVVFVILFFIFILQTVWLLIAELAGKDLDIYMILKFLVFSMPRMIPLVLPLSILLASIMSFGDFSENYELAAMKSAGISLQRTLRPLFILISLFSIAAFFFANNVIPFAEYKFINFRKNIAQAQPALAIAEGQFSDVGSYNIKVNKKSGEDGNLLSGITIHKKTDLGDGSRIVIKAKDGKLISSKDSNILQLILNDGNYYEDILPKNYEDRPKMPFVKSAFKKDIINIDLSELNKVDLNDESVTNTNTMLSANELNYTLDSLNKTFKTEIISFSENINQRVGIQKATRPITIAKHPKKVVPKNVLALFTPQQQLDLLNLTNSNVESVKYSIENSNLEFKRKQENINGHLIALYDKFVIAFACFLMFFIGAPLGAIIRKGGLGLPVVFAVLIFISFHFINTFGKRISQEGGLTPFIGSWMSSFILSPLAILLTYRATNDIGLVNIDIVLAPFQKIVKKFFPSQN comes from the coding sequence GTGAAAATTCTTGATAAATACATTTTAAAAACCTTTCTGATTACTTTTACAGTAGTATTTGTAATCCTTTTTTTTATATTCATACTCCAAACCGTTTGGCTATTAATTGCAGAACTTGCAGGTAAAGATTTAGACATCTATATGATTCTAAAATTTTTAGTATTCTCCATGCCTCGAATGATTCCGCTAGTACTGCCCTTATCGATCTTATTGGCTTCGATAATGTCGTTTGGGGATTTCTCCGAAAACTATGAATTAGCAGCAATGAAATCAGCAGGGATTTCATTACAAAGAACCTTACGCCCTCTTTTTATTTTAATCAGTTTATTTAGTATTGCTGCCTTCTTTTTTGCTAACAATGTGATTCCCTTTGCAGAATATAAATTCATCAATTTTAGAAAAAATATTGCACAAGCCCAACCTGCTTTGGCAATTGCAGAAGGACAATTTAGCGATGTAGGTAGCTACAACATCAAAGTCAATAAAAAATCTGGAGAAGATGGCAACCTACTATCAGGAATTACCATTCATAAAAAGACAGATTTAGGTGATGGTAGTAGAATTGTAATTAAAGCCAAAGATGGAAAATTAATTAGTAGCAAGGATTCTAACATCCTACAACTAATCCTAAACGATGGCAACTACTACGAAGATATTTTGCCTAAAAATTATGAAGATCGACCTAAAATGCCTTTTGTAAAAAGTGCCTTTAAAAAAGACATTATCAATATTGATTTATCAGAATTAAACAAAGTCGATCTAAACGATGAAAGCGTTACTAATACCAATACTATGTTGAGTGCTAACGAATTGAATTATACGCTTGATTCCTTAAATAAAACATTCAAAACAGAAATCATTTCTTTTTCAGAAAATATCAACCAAAGAGTGGGTATTCAAAAAGCCACACGACCTATTACAATTGCAAAACACCCTAAAAAAGTGGTTCCAAAAAATGTATTAGCATTGTTTACTCCACAACAACAATTAGACTTGCTTAACCTAACCAATAGCAATGTAGAAAGTGTAAAGTATTCTATTGAAAACTCTAATTTGGAATTCAAACGAAAACAAGAAAACATTAACGGACATTTAATTGCTTTGTATGATAAGTTTGTTATCGCTTTTGCATGTTTCTTGATGTTCTTCATAGGGGCCCCTTTAGGCGCTATTATTAGAAAAGGAGGTCTAGGACTTCCGGTGGTATTTGCCGTACTCATTTTTATTTCGTTTCACTTTATTAACACATTTGGAAAACGAATTTCACAAGAAGGTGGACTAACTCCTTTTATTGGGTCCTGGATGTCTTCATTCATTTTAAGTCCATTAGCCATTCTATTAACCTACCGTGCTACAAATGATATTGGATTAGTAAATATTGATATCGTCCTTGCTCCATTTCAAAAAATAGTTAAGAAATTCTTTCCTTCACAAAATTGA
- a CDS encoding diacylglycerol kinase yields MEFQKDNRFVSGRLKSVTFAYKGAFKLITTEHSVMTQFSLGILMTIAGFYFNITPTEWLFQIFAIGLVMSIEGLNTAVEKIADFIHPEYHERIGFIKDIAAGAVFFAAITAIIIGLVIYLPKF; encoded by the coding sequence ATGGAATTTCAAAAAGATAATCGATTTGTTTCAGGACGATTAAAAAGTGTCACTTTTGCTTACAAGGGCGCTTTCAAATTAATTACTACAGAACACAGTGTAATGACACAATTTTCTCTTGGAATCTTGATGACAATTGCTGGTTTTTATTTTAATATTACCCCAACAGAATGGCTTTTCCAAATCTTTGCCATAGGATTAGTAATGAGTATTGAAGGACTCAATACAGCTGTTGAAAAAATAGCCGATTTTATTCATCCAGAATACCATGAACGTATTGGCTTTATCAAAGATATTGCGGCTGGGGCTGTATTTTTTGCAGCAATAACTGCAATAATTATTGGTTTAGTGATATACCTACCAAAATTCTAA
- a CDS encoding DUF6952 family protein, giving the protein MKLPVIKHLTQFIEDNDQDYIIETIEVLEAMTEIPSLKDEELDVIGELISNMYGALEVQKLVKDGVDKKEALNTFMKRVLGSIDK; this is encoded by the coding sequence ATGAAATTACCCGTTATTAAACATTTAACTCAATTCATCGAAGATAACGATCAAGATTATATTATCGAAACTATTGAAGTATTAGAAGCAATGACTGAAATTCCGTCACTAAAAGATGAAGAATTAGATGTTATTGGCGAATTAATTTCAAATATGTATGGTGCTTTAGAAGTACAAAAACTAGTAAAGGATGGTGTGGATAAAAAAGAAGCTCTAAATACTTTTATGAAACGTGTTTTAGGTTCAATTGACAAATAA
- the tpx gene encoding thiol peroxidase: MSTITLGGNPVHTSGELPKIGTQLADFKLVKNDLSIATLADFSGKRVVLNIFPSIDTGTCAASVRKFNETAANLHNTVVLCISRDLPFAQKRFCGAEGIENVVNLSDFKDGSFGKTNGLEITDGVLAGLHSRAVIVIDEKGTILHTEQVQEIANEPNYEAALAVL; this comes from the coding sequence ATGTCAACTATAACATTAGGAGGAAATCCAGTGCACACTTCAGGTGAATTGCCAAAAATTGGTACTCAACTAGCTGATTTTAAGTTAGTAAAAAATGATCTTTCAATTGCTACTCTAGCTGATTTTTCAGGTAAAAGAGTCGTACTAAATATTTTTCCAAGTATTGATACAGGAACTTGCGCTGCATCGGTTAGAAAATTTAACGAAACAGCAGCCAACTTACATAACACTGTTGTACTTTGCATTTCAAGAGATTTGCCATTTGCTCAAAAGCGTTTTTGTGGTGCTGAAGGAATTGAGAATGTAGTCAATCTTTCTGATTTTAAAGATGGAAGCTTTGGTAAAACCAATGGTTTAGAAATTACTGATGGTGTTTTAGCCGGTTTACATTCTAGAGCCGTAATTGTAATTGACGAAAAAGGAACTATTTTACATACAGAACAAGTTCAAGAAATTGCTAACGAACCTAATTACGAAGCAGCATTAGCTGTACTTTAA
- a CDS encoding IS1 family transposase, with protein sequence MAFNTSSCVKVSDTKICPHCTAPTLIKNGFTSNRKQQFYCKTCTKRCIDFYTNNGYGKEINAHIIMLIKEGMGIRSMARVLCISTTTLLKRILFIAKGVQSPPIYSGQIYEVDEMRTFLRHKGKVIWIVYALDRVNKNVISFAVGSRTKKTLNQVIKTVVLSNPKRIYTDGLIHYKFLIHNTIHKVTRFGTNRIERKNLSPPAGASVSLVPRNKN encoded by the coding sequence ATGGCTTTTAATACGTCCTCGTGTGTCAAAGTTAGTGATACTAAAATTTGTCCTCATTGTACTGCTCCTACACTCATTAAAAATGGGTTTACTTCTAATCGAAAACAACAATTTTATTGTAAAACGTGTACGAAACGTTGCATAGATTTTTATACAAATAATGGCTATGGTAAAGAAATCAATGCCCATATCATAATGCTTATTAAAGAGGGTATGGGAATTAGAAGTATGGCTCGAGTTTTATGTATTTCTACCACCACTTTACTAAAACGCATATTGTTTATTGCCAAAGGAGTACAATCGCCACCCATTTATTCTGGTCAAATCTATGAAGTAGACGAAATGAGGACTTTTTTAAGGCATAAAGGCAAGGTAATTTGGATTGTATATGCTTTAGATAGAGTCAATAAAAATGTAATCAGTTTTGCTGTTGGTTCAAGAACCAAGAAAACACTCAATCAAGTTATCAAAACCGTAGTACTTTCCAATCCCAAACGAATTTATACTGATGGATTGATTCACTACAAATTTTTAATTCACAACACTATTCATAAAGTCACTCGCTTTGGAACCAATAGAATTGAAAGAAAAAATCTGAGCCCCCCAGCTGGCGCGAGCGTCTCGCTCGTGCCTAGAAATAAAAATTAA